ATAGACAGTGAGTTGCCCTATAACCAGAAATTATCTTGCTATTTCTACAAgttttatttctaaatttttATTAGGAAGATGTAGAAGGAGAGCAACATACCTTTGAAGTATTATCAGGAACAGTGGATTAACAATTCATCTGACTTATAAAGCGTAATACATATCGTTCATGACTCTCGGAGTTGGTATATGCTAGTCCTGTAGGGTCCTGTGTCTCTCAAAATTGTAAGAGTAGTAATAGTATTACTTTTTGATTTAGTAAGCGAGAAGCATGATGtatttatgaattaattatcatttttaattacCACCCTTTTTTTATAGGGGCTATCTGTTTACCATTTTGGGCAATTGCAGAATTTTGGGGCAAGTCTAGAAAGAATGTTCGCCCTAAAGCATGCGTTTTGGAGGAAATTTCGCCACCATGACTGCCCAAATCACCCTTCATCCTTGTGTATTTCCTATGCTGAAAAACACCATTACACAGCCACAACTGGTTAGATACTTGACCCTTTATAAACAAAATTTCTTCACAGATTACATCATGAGGATGATATGATCGTGAACCTTCAGCATGAGAATCAGAAGACAGGTCAAATCTTGGAGCAAGAACAAGCCGTCATCGATAGATTATCAACGGTCGTTGAGGTTGTAGAGAGGTATGCattctttttgtattatttgatttcattcatttctcaAAAAGTCGTATAATTTGGTGGATTTACAATATGGTACAAATACCGGTTGCAAGGGGCAGGCCAGTTTCTAACTTCAGGATAGACATGTAAATGTGTGGGAATAGCATTCTGATGCTTCACGAATAAAAACCATTGCAAAACGGAGGAAGATGTCACAAAAAATGGTCTACGTTTTGCAAAGAAATATGCAGTATATTTCTCTCCGGCCTGCTGCCGCACCATAATATAATGGCGTATGCATGATCCAGGCGCAGGGACAGAGGTTAATTTTAACGTAGACTTTTTCTCATGGGGCATTGCAAATTCTACCTgtcccggtaggatgtgaaagtcatagtagcttgtccagtactgtgtgcacctcaccggcgactgactggaatactccccagggagtggaggatgtgcacacattgtgtgtggGAATGACTGATAGAATcagatgaccggggtaatgatatatctgtaaagcgcttagacacatCGTTCCGATGGAGTAAGAGCTATGTAAAAGCGGGTTATTATTATAAGTGCATTCACATTTAccctattattttcataatcacttcctttttattgttgaatactattatacagtgtgtatcaaacaaaagtttacactttgaaaaaatcctgtaaaattatacatttgtaatatcctgaagatttttccactttttaacattggtacagatccatttaagcaaatgacgatatacatatatcgaaaaatatttcggcttgagtgagcaccgcttttgaaaagttagtgaaaaatgatttgcgcagaactttgaaatagctatgcgaataaaactAAACcattatcatgaagaacacgtagaatttagcaagtaaaattgatttgaagatatctttgacctcttttaacttgtttccttgcccaatacacttcgaagagtgcattacgcctcgccccactcccccacacaccaaggccatcaagacgatatttgatttaaacTGAGCTgttatttacataaaatgaatcaggattgattttcaatttgttaatgattgttaaccttgggaaaagtgtggagaaacaagtattaaataaaaaattaaatgtcaacccacttaaaataataaaaacttagtgaaaaagtgctggagatgtctgatgtaaacttgtgttcagattcaattatgtcctcagatccagctggcacaaaagggtaaaagttgtgcttattaagtgttgaaatttcaatttgggtggcaaatttgtttaaaaatgcttgaatgtatctgttttatcttaattgactaaaagtgcaagggaaatgtaggaaaaatgtatcgcagggtaagtttgatttcgccctttcccttgacactgcgtgaaaatgagcatttctgcgcaaacagatttctgcgagctttacaaaaatggacagtgctcactcaagtgtaacattctgtcaaaacctttactttcattggatagatgagacccaaacccaagattatatgtgaaaaaattacataatgtatattttttaattcccagagctttttcaaagtgtaaacttttttttgatacgcactgtatagcaaacagttaattgccacttggtcttaCACACGCTTTGTATGCTTTCTATTTGGTTTCATCCCCTTTGGTCTTTTTGTCAacttttcatttggtctaaagGCTAGTTAGCCCATTTACCATAATTCCAGTAAAGATATACGACTTATATCAACTTGGCCTAATATCATTCAGTCGATATAATTTGGACTGCTTCATTTTGACACCGCGCTAAATAATTACAAGAccaagtagaaattagatagtcaatttaattcaattcgaTTCATTTAGTCTGGGTATTAGATTATATCAGAATTAGACTAAGTGTAGTATAGACCTGACTGCTTGTAATGCATTTGggtttagaccaagtggtataaGCATCTCTGAAAAGTAGACCGACTGGTTGTAGACCATGTGAATGTCGACCTTACCAAGTGTTTTCAATTCTCTGACTAATTGCAGTCTCGCTGAGAGGTCAACCTCGGGACATACTAACCCGGTGACCTTGAATGACTTTGAGGAAAGTTTAAAGAGGCTTCGGGAGGACATGGCTGAAGAGTGGAAAGCCTTTCAACTTGTCGATATAACTATAGCCCTGGTCTTTCCATTGGTAAGTCATAGATAGGGCTGTTCATTCTTTCGAGttattcacttattcatttattgtagTAGTGGCAGgagtggtagtggtgatggcaGCAGTACAGTGGTACATACAGTTGTGGTGGTGGTATTGGTAGTGGAATCAGCATTAGTactggtagtagtagcagtgaTAGTGATATTAGTGaaagtagaagtaatagtagttgtAATAGTATGCCTTTGTTCTAGTGGTggcagtagtagtggtggtagaagtagtattagtagtactagtactagtagtaatatattgtagaaataaaagTAGGAGTATTAAAGGCCTTATTACACGTAAGTAGAATTAAAAAGTTTTCGTGGTCTAGCGGTTCACGTCTCTGGAGTATAGACCACAAGGTTCAAATCCTACTATGGCCATTGTTTTCTTTGGCAAGACAGTGATCTACATTTACCAGAACTATCCTATTGGGTGTTTCTGAATAATGTTCGTaagttatgaatgactttaTGTACAACTATACCTGCTTGTCCTTTATGAAAATCAATGAGAAACAGATTATTGCATCCAAAATAGCATCACCAGTTGTTCATAAAGTTATTTGTAACTaacaaatagctttatgaagCACCCCACTGGTAAGGTAGATTTATTTGATATGCTAAAGCACAAAGTTGAGGTAATGATTTGGAGCATTTGGTGTGCTAATAGATATGAGCGTTATAAGAAACCACTATAATTGTTattaattgatttgtttattttttgttcagatCCAAGCTGAGCTCCGTGACTGGAAACCCATCAGTGAGACCAAGAAGCACCTGGACCTGTTCCAGACGTGGAAAGATATCCTAGACTCACCAGACTGTCAGCTAATCATCCAGGACCATCCCGCTATAACCGCTTACGAGAGACTGGTCTGGGAAGAGTGGATGCCCGTTGTTAGGAGAGGAATCACTGGATGGAATGTTCATGATTGTGATCCTCTGATTGGTTAGTACATTGCAATTCGGGCAACccactttttattttaaaaatgattggTACAAGTCAATACTACTAATATTATCGTCAAATTGTATGCAACATACGTAAAGTACTTGATGGCAGCATTTCCATTACATAGCCTGTATAGggtatttgtatagcgcacgtatccaccttgactcaaggcactcctatatgcatgtcactgaattgtgcatataactgttttgtgaaaaataagtgaaacatTAAAGTGttgtaattttcttattttacatcaaattttgatgaaaatttcaaagttagacTTTTtggattttcccttttttttcaaatccacatttttctggggttgaGTTGACCTACAGTACTCCATTAATGATGTTTTTATAATGTTTAATGATGTATTTAGGTTCAATATGATTGTTTCTTCTACTATCTTTCTctcttgacctttaaatagaATCTTATCATACACCCTTGTGAATcaattgtataatttttttttgacagagTTTTTAGAGAACTGGCTCCCTCTTGTTCCCCGTTGGATCCTTGATAACATCCTTGACCAACTCATCTTCCCCAAACTACAGAGGGCGGTAGAGAGTTGGAATCCGCTGACAGATGTTGTACCTATACACTCCTGGCTCCACCCATGGTTACCGTTGCTAGGTAAGAATTTGTTATGGAATTCACAAGTATACATCAAATGATATCTATGCTTATCTTAAATGAATACTGAGTTGCAGCAACCTTCATTTTAGAAATGAGTTTTTCAGTTCAATTCTGCAAATTAAACCTgagcattgataataaaaattgtttaaacatttcctgctatcattatttaaaacaaattttatagTGAATTTATCAATTATGAATTGTTCAAGGTCtagattcattcattgcatatATGCCCTCCTTTCATACGAATCAAATCTTACATTGCAGCAAAGAATACCTCCTTATTGTCTGAATTTAAGCATACtggtatcaaattattcagGAGATATTTGTTAGTTTATATATAAAACTTATACATATGTGTTAAtgactatttattttttaattggcttgacaagttttgaaatgtaaaaattttgCTTTCCTCGCTctgtgaagtattttttttgtgttggCTAAGTTGGTAGCCCTGCTGTCTCAGAACCTAGAAGTCGGAAGCTTAAGTCCCAAGCAGGCCAAACCAAACAGactttaaaaatggaaattgtTACTTCCTTGCTACCTTCAACAATTTGTGGGATAGAACAATGTTGATCTTGCGTTACTCAGTGGTTGTCAGGCCAATGATTAATTgagcaaaattaatttttggagtatttccatatttttatgttgaacaaaataaaatatggaagTTAAATTGATTTTCTATATGGATGTTATatggattttctttttcatttttctgcaGGTGAGCAGCTAGCTCCTCTCTACATCCCGATCCGACAGAAGTTTGGTTCGGCTCTCAGGGACTGGCATCCTAGCGATAGCTCGGCTAAAACTATcctgttgccatggaaaccagTATTCTCCAAAGGAACCATGGAAGCTTTTGTAATAAGGCATATCGTTCCCAAGTTGGCCATGTGCTTACAGCAGTTTGTGGTCAATCCGTACCAGCAACATCTAGGTGGGTTTGTGGGACTACAACATATTTCTTGTGTAGTTAGTTatgatgtttgtgatttgaCAGTTTCAAGCTTCCCGTTTGTTTTGTGCCTGAAGCATCTATGGAGAGATTTTGGTGCATTGCAAATCTATTATTGTAAACCTGTAATGATAATATTGTTTGGCGGTGATGATGAgtatgctgatgatgatgatgaaatgttgatggtaGTTAGTTGACATTCATGCTCATTAGGTAATTGTTATATCAGTGGTTTCCCTTATGTTTacttttatgtttgttttgatttacTGACCCATCCCTTACAGAACCCTTTGAATGGGTGATGGCGTGGGAAGACTTCATGCCCCGCCCAACGCTGGTCAAACTCTTCGAGACCAATTTCTTGACGAAGTGGCTTCAAGTCTTGTGTTCTTGGCTGAACAACAGTCCTAACTACCAAGAAGTGGTTTCCTGGTATAGTGGCTGGAAGAAACTATTCCCTGACTACCTGCATGCTGAACCAGGAATCAAATGTAAGTTTATGTACAAAGATGATAGTTTAATGGAGAaggaaaagggagagagaaagagaaagtatgttacagtggatagaagaaacTATTCCCTGATTACCTGCATGCGGAACCTGGAATCAAATGTAAGTTTATGTACAAAGATGATAGTTTAGTGGAGAaggaaaagggagagagaaagagaaagtatGTTACAGTGGATGGAAGAAACTATTCCGTGACTACCTGCATGCAGAACCTGGAATCATATGTGAGTTGAAAAGGGAAACTTCTAGGTCCTGTCTTATAAAGGAATACCATTGATCCAAACTTTTTTGGGTttgctatggaaagccagtgaCATCATCACCTGCCATGCCCTTTCATATCATCTCCTCCAAACAAGACAATACATGTGCATTGTTATTGTTTTGGTCCATGTACAAAGTGATAAAGTAACTTGGTGCTGCTTGCCTAACTTATTTGTGTGGCAGGGCCATGTTGTAGGAAAAATGCAATGaatcattgtgaattttgaagtttCTTTTATGTTGTTTAGGAAGAATTCATAATTAAACAAAGGTGCATTATTACTTGCATTTCCCAGTTGGTTCGAGATGATCTCTTCCACAGTCAAATCTTTCCAACTTGTCCATAAATAGTTCATCTAAACTATATAAACTAAGTGATGATAGACTTAGTGGAAATTAGATAAAGTGGCAAATGGGCCAAATGcaataaattcaattaaatttaccAAATGGCTAGTAGACAAACTAGGATTAGATcatgtgggatgagaccaaatggaaagtagacaaagtgggtgtggaccaagtggcaattcaattgaatttaccAAACGGCTAGTAGACAAACTAGGATGAGACCATGtggatgagaccaaatggaaagtagaccaagtgggtgtgGACCAAGTGGCTattaattcaattgaatttaccAAATGGCTAGTAGacaaactaggattagaccatgtggatgagaccaaatggaaagtagaccaagtgggtgtagaccaagtggctattaattcaattgaattttcCAAATGGCTAGTAGacaaactaggattagaccatgtgggatgggaccaaatggaaagtagaccaagtgggtgtaGCCCAAGTGGCAATTAATTCAACTGAATTTACCAAATGGCTAGGAGACAAACTAGGATTAGTCCATatgagatgagaccaaatggaaagtagaccaagtgggtgtgGACCAAGTGCCATTTACCGTCTTGCTCCCCCCCACTGCAGCATTCTTCAACCAAGCCTTGGATGTAATGAAGAGATCTGTGAGTGGATCAGGACCGGTCCAGGTGAACCGTCCACCTCCACCCCCAGGACCGCCCCCTACCGCACCGCCACCGCCATCACAACCAATCAGCAAATGGAATAACGAGGTAAGACTTCCATTCAAAAATGAGATGTAGTTGTCTGCCTGTAAAATGACAGAAATTTCAACTCCAGCGAAGGAAATGTAAAATGAGTATTGATATACAGTGATACGACTGTTCAATTGTACAGTTTACAGAAATATATGTATAactttaaagaaatattgaattataaTCAGTGCCGATACCCCACTTCTCATTTCATGCATCCTCCCTTGCTCCACCTATCATTTCTATAATTCTGTTGCACTTATGACAGCAAGTTGTGTGTTTTAATATGTTTTCtaaatgcaattttttatttatttaaaaaaaaaatatttataaatcacCTTATATTGATAAAAAGGGAAACAATCTCGCTAAGCCCGGGTTATATGTTCTAGATGAACAATATACTGGGcaacataaaatgaatatacataaacaAACACAACTCAAGAGATCCTATGCTCATGGAATATTACGAGTCAATTCATGACCAAAATCGTTGTTAAGTAATgagaagggggaggaggggaCATGATACTGTGAAAACTGTCATTGTGCATGGTTATCACTTTACATGCAGTTTATTAAGTCCCTATTATAGTTCTTTATTTCTTGTACATCTTTATAAACCCTGGTTGATATAGATCTGTTTCCCTCttcatttaaattttgaattatcacctcttttttctctctctatttcaGCCTGTAATGGTAAAGAGCTCGACCTCTGGGATTCCAACAACTTTCAAAGATCTTCTGGAAAGGAAGGTAAGAATCTGGGCCGGTATCACCAAAACTTAGTGattaatttatttgaatgcTTTATTCCATGTAATAATCAATGTAAATGAGCATAAATACCAGCCCAATGATCAAATGCTAAGTTTTGTGATACAGGTCTTTATTAATGTCATGATAGTTATTTGTACATAAATGATGTCTTCATGCTAATGAGGAGGttgttgcagcaaacaattatttcatgagaaatcgAGGTTAATTGTCACCACATCATTCTAGCTCCAAAACTAGTATATTAACATAAACATACCTttgcaaaatcatgaaatcttactTAAAGATGATCACACTGAAGACCACCAAAACAGacaagcacatgtgggacagtgtattattattgcttgtaAAAAGACCCAACATGTGGCTAAAATGCGAGggttattttgtcaatttctcagcaatttcacattttctttcagaatCACTTGGCACATGTTttataataataccaacatgcttatatagcgcttatcacTGCCAAATGAGTCCCTATGCGCtccattggatattattaccctggctttagccccgcagccttttacagcggtggcatttcaaggaataaattcctgccaggtacccatttatagtcgatttgacattttccgaacctagaaatgttctttccgatgaagtttttttcttgattcgtgttcctatggggtcctagaacaaattcagcttggttgccaaaagttgccgtttgggcaattttgctaattagcataaatccaaaatggccgccagatgccatcttgaaaacctaacttttgaacccctgtccacaaaatgatgagtaatgactcgttttaggggtttagagatgtgtagaaccgatttctgtaatcatttttgcaatataaggtcatcttcagatcaaatccaagatggccgccagatgccatcttgaaaattgacttttgttccccttgctccagaatgacgagtaatacctctatttaggggttttggggtgtgcagaatccatttctgctgtctattttgcaatataatctcatcttcaggtcaaatccaagatggccgccatatgacgccatcttgaaatatcaattgttgaacactttgccccagaattatgaataataactctattcatgagtcatttgttatgatgattcaattcatgcagttattttgcacaaaggataatcttcagatcaaatccaagatggccgccaaccgccatcttgaaaaattactgtccgaggcttatacgtgttagaactaatgtaaagggatttcagtaagaatacatatttcttttatcaattctcaagttcaAAGTCAAGTGAAGTTACATCTTAGATGTcagatttcaacattaattgctcaacttagaatgaatcctctgCAGGTTTGGGCCATGATCCATTCcgagtgtatttttattttttaaggtccatCCATACCTTTatactgaagaggcttttagggtcttatttgaatttgaaagtgttttatcaatatttttttctaaatcaatgtgtccaatgattggtaggcatcagttcgccttaaaagacgatggtgtagcgctcggccttacattttcgagagtgactatagagctccactctagagtggcagtctctagagcaaatttttacagatgaaggaggatggcgctgagacacgtttatatagatatgctgccctagccttcctcctaggcctttggcctgccaatttagcattccaattattttctgacatcttgacccctgtacttagtagctctccatagaatggcgactatcatctacaccttcataagtgttagtgtctatgccggcaagttttatgtcacgtTTGCAGGTGTCTTTataacggaggtgtgatctaccgatggggtgagaccaatcacatagctcaccttaccttggcgattcccttcttggattcgccaaggtttcatgcggcaaacatgccccaaccacctgaggtgcccttgactaaggagcgagaataagcttttgatgccagcacgtaCGCTAAAGGGCCTCTGCATTTTTCACTTAGTCCTGCCATTTgacgtgcatgatacgtccgaggcagctgacatggaaggtgtttcgccacttttcttggtctgcgtacgttttccaggacttatttccgtgcaggagcttggccatgactgtgacagattttacaatccctatgcttgtcctgtgaaagggggcaagagacatgtagtcggtccaaggtaggtgagggGTCCACCACAACCAGACGAGTGTGTATttggaggacagtcggtgtcttgagtctatcaggatttctgactgtctcaaaggcTGATGGATGATCCAAACCCTTAACATGCACaggacaggcagctgttatgtatgactaggtcttgtactcccacttcttgagaggcagggcgacatcgtttccgtaaaacatttcacgaatgagaacaatcctgaccgtggaacagttttgggggagcctatcttctgcaggaggctaaagagtgcactcctgctgaccaagtcaatggctcttgtcaggaggaaaagtccaataataattataaaggaagttaataagttaactattttttcttaatattaccgagaaatcacttttttatttaaataatactttaaagtcatttcactggaaaagtatgattgcacagaaataaaaaaggatcaaaactcccgaaatcatagcccaaaccttgaatggtttcattctaaagtaagcggttaatgacgaaatctatcaaccatctgaccatattagacatgacttgacctcgaactaaaaatggagtgattaaaagaaatgaatcattctcactgaaatctccttacatgagctccaatacatataacaacaaccttattagggagAGCACTTCTTCAATGTTCAATAAtctcggaagtagtttttttttcttaatatggcgtttagtggtcctgttggattattttgacctggagatgatcctatattgcaaaattattaacagaaatggaatcagcataccaaataactcacgaaaagagggattATTCATCATTCTTTGACAAAAACTTAGtattaatgaaagaaatgagtattcttactgaaattagatctaacacgtataagcctcggaaagtaatttttcaagatggcggttggcggccatcttggatttgatctgaagattatcctttatgcaaaattacagcatgaattgtatcaacataccaaatgactcacgaatagagttattattcttgattctggggcaaaagggttcaaaagttgatatttcaagatggcttcatatggcggccatcttggatttgacctgaagataacattatattgcaaaatagaaagcagaaacaGATTCTGCACACGCCAAAACCCCTAaacagaggtattactcgtcattctggggcaaggggatcaaaagtcaatttttcaagatggcatctggcggccatcttggatttgacctgaagatgaccttatattgcaaaaatgattacagaaatcggttctacacatctctaaaccctaaaacgagtcattactcatcattttgtggacaggggttcaaaagttaggttttcaagatggcatctggcggccattttggatttatgctaattagcaaaattgcccaaacggcaacttttggcaaccaagctgaatttgttctaggaccccataggaacacgaatcaagaaaaaaacttcatcggaaagaacatttctaggttggtgtattgagcctatgagactgtcaaatcgactattacctcacctgggtcgagtgcagcacaacgtggacgaatttcttgctgaaggaaattacgccatggctgggattcgaacccacgaccctctttttcaaagtccgaagacttatccactgggccacaactctCCACgttttatgttttattcatttattaaaccTTTTGTGGTTATTCATTAGATTCTGTTTGAACTcgttttgagattgttaccacaactggcatttgtCTTGAAAGGACAAATCAATTTTGGTAGGCTCCTAGTCAGACAATATCACTTCGTTGAGAGATTTTTcctcttgatgatgatgatgcacagcatttgtatagcgccatatatttgtcaaagacattcaaaggcgcattggaggagccagccaatctgggtctttaagtttgaatatcaaacaaGTAAATCACATTGTGCAGATGAATCTTTGCAGTTGAATTTTTTCCTACCATATAAATCTTCCATTTCATGGGTAATACCATTCAATATTGAACCATTTTTTGCTCATCCGACCCCTATTGTATTAACCCAGCCGAGGAACTTCAGTTATaaaactgctctaccagtgAGCACAGCAAATGTGGGGGCAttatggtctag
This DNA window, taken from Lytechinus variegatus isolate NC3 chromosome 19, Lvar_3.0, whole genome shotgun sequence, encodes the following:
- the LOC121406121 gene encoding tuftelin-interacting protein 11-like, encoding MDSDDEKEAFEVTDYDIANEFNPNRPQGRQTKAQAIYGMWAQDSDEENERVGLGGGSRGGGFDPLGDMAFISRGFKGDNKKDEDAEGDENDDDEPSTSAGKAPKTQAQKRHAKLMKADKEFAKWQKYTTGIGEKLLIQMGYIPGKGLGKANQGIVRPVEATKHKGKGAIGHGRPLRQTIVSDEEIDDEEIARKLGKPVAAKGAAKWKKTDVKGQKNYVYKTVDEVKRTGISKKQPKSLPNQRLTNVKVIDMTGPEQRVLSGYSEISKGHDKPVETFESVEAGKKTFEMPELMHNLDLLVEMAEQRIIKHDRQLHHEDDMIVNLQHENQKTGQILEQEQAVIDRLSTVVEVVESLAERSTSGHTNPVTLNDFEESLKRLREDMAEEWKAFQLVDITIALVFPLIQAELRDWKPISETKKHLDLFQTWKDILDSPDCQLIIQDHPAITAYERLVWEEWMPVVRRGITGWNVHDCDPLIEFLENWLPLVPRWILDNILDQLIFPKLQRAVESWNPLTDVVPIHSWLHPWLPLLGEQLAPLYIPIRQKFGSALRDWHPSDSSAKTILLPWKPVFSKGTMEAFVIRHIVPKLAMCLQQFVVNPYQQHLEPFEWVMAWEDFMPRPTLVKLFETNFLTKWLQVLCSWLNNSPNYQEVVSWYSGWKKLFPDYLHAEPGIKSFFNQALDVMKRSVSGSGPVQVNRPPPPPGPPPTAPPPPSQPISKWNNEPVMVKSSTSGIPTTFKDLLERKAAESGILFAPTQRRQEGKTVYNFGHLLMYIDRGVSYVQQGGDWTPTSIYTMIDLAHKGS